In one Oscillospiraceae bacterium genomic region, the following are encoded:
- a CDS encoding twitching motility protein PilT, whose amino-acid sequence MNAMTLTELLTEAVSRAASDILIVAGLPVSYKVNGVISREGERLLPADTAALVREVYHLAGDRDMLRLAETGDDDFSFALPGLSRFRVNALRQRGSLGLVIRVVSFTLPDREKLGIPDSVMAFAGYSRGLVLFTGPAGSGKTTTLACIVDAVNTTRNAHVITIEDPIEYLHQHKKSVVTQRELATDTVSYDAALRASLRQAPDIILLGEMRDAETIRAAVTAAETGHLVISTLHTIGAANTIDRIVDSFPPAQQQQIRTQLALVLEGVVSQQLLPALDGSLVPAFEVMAATPAVRNLIRESKAHQLDNVIASSSAEGMVSMDQSILRLFQAGRVSRTEAMRHCISPEWMERRLGQL is encoded by the coding sequence ATGAATGCTATGACGTTAACCGAACTGCTCACCGAGGCGGTCTCCCGCGCGGCCTCGGATATTCTGATTGTCGCGGGCCTGCCCGTGTCCTACAAGGTGAACGGGGTCATCAGCCGGGAGGGGGAGCGCCTGCTCCCCGCCGACACCGCTGCCCTGGTGCGGGAGGTCTACCACCTGGCTGGGGACCGGGATATGCTCCGCCTGGCCGAGACGGGGGACGACGACTTCTCCTTCGCCCTGCCGGGGCTCTCCCGCTTCCGGGTCAACGCCCTGCGCCAGCGCGGCAGCCTGGGGCTGGTGATCCGGGTGGTCTCCTTCACCCTGCCCGACCGGGAGAAGCTGGGCATCCCGGACAGCGTGATGGCCTTTGCCGGGTACAGCCGGGGGCTGGTGCTCTTCACCGGCCCGGCGGGCAGCGGCAAGACCACCACCCTGGCCTGCATCGTGGACGCGGTGAACACCACCCGCAACGCCCACGTCATCACCATCGAGGACCCCATCGAGTACCTGCACCAGCACAAAAAGAGCGTGGTAACCCAGCGGGAGCTGGCCACCGACACGGTGAGCTACGACGCGGCCCTGCGGGCCTCCCTGCGGCAGGCGCCCGACATCATCCTGCTGGGGGAGATGCGGGACGCGGAGACCATCCGCGCCGCCGTCACCGCCGCCGAGACGGGGCACCTGGTCATCTCCACCCTGCACACCATCGGCGCGGCCAACACCATCGACCGTATCGTGGACTCCTTCCCGCCCGCGCAGCAGCAGCAGATCCGCACCCAGCTGGCCCTGGTGCTGGAGGGGGTGGTGTCCCAGCAGCTCCTGCCCGCCCTGGACGGCTCCCTGGTGCCCGCCTTCGAGGTCATGGCGGCCACGCCCGCCGTGCGCAACCTGATCCGGGAGTCCAAGGCCCACCAGCTGGACAACGTCATCGCCAGCTCCTCCGCCGAGGGTATGGTGTCCATGGACCAGAGCATCCTGCGCCTGTTTCAGGCCGGGCGTGTCTCCCGCACCGAGGCCATGCGCCACTGCATCAGCCCCGAGTGGATGGAGCGCAGGCTCGGCCAGCTTTGA